A portion of the Candidatus Pristimantibacillus lignocellulolyticus genome contains these proteins:
- a CDS encoding spore germination protein — protein MKDQQVELTEEALKDYFKLCKDVIILNKTYGNTQSASNNDNYAKGITQPLNHNVTSFHNSMSHLPNYGYANSSQKKENSKQVFIVYSDVVINNNSLSETVFPELNLIYEKSKFESISDIQNVTLLNWSTISYPDEPITLSQFSALLFEGNFMFIVPDLQAIWTINISNFPTRSTEDSASEPSIRGPRDGLIEDISSNVALIRRRIRSQHLACETFTLGTRTSTKLALMYMDDIANMETINNIRNTLEAIHVDQVVTTGNLEELISSQSFALFPTMDYSGRPDFVADSLLNGRFALLLDNNPTAIIAPANFLLLLKSPEDSFFPLLSSNIGRLLRLFALLLTIFLPSFYVAITTFHPDQIPFALLATISTSRHGLPLDAGLEMIIIMSLMELFREAGIRLPSSIGQTLTVVGGLIIGDAAIRAGLVSPIIIVVTAITVVASATLVNQSISSTVVLIRFFAFLFGTFLGIYGFILSIILFCLYLSTIRSFGVPYLAPLSPLDLRGLMPTLFEVPLRWMKRRPNFLHTQKPKKDE, from the coding sequence ATGAAGGATCAACAAGTTGAATTAACAGAAGAAGCGTTAAAAGATTATTTTAAGCTTTGTAAAGATGTCATCATATTGAACAAAACTTATGGCAATACTCAATCAGCAAGTAACAATGACAATTATGCCAAAGGAATCACTCAACCGCTTAATCACAATGTTACATCTTTTCATAATAGCATGTCTCACTTACCAAATTATGGGTACGCTAATTCTTCTCAAAAAAAGGAGAATAGTAAGCAAGTATTTATCGTTTATTCCGACGTCGTTATCAATAATAATTCGCTCAGTGAAACCGTCTTTCCTGAGTTAAATCTCATCTATGAAAAATCAAAATTCGAAAGTATATCTGATATTCAAAATGTAACTTTATTGAATTGGTCAACAATTAGTTACCCAGATGAACCTATTACTCTAAGTCAATTTTCTGCTTTACTATTTGAAGGGAACTTTATGTTTATCGTCCCTGATCTACAAGCGATTTGGACGATTAACATATCAAATTTTCCGACTCGTTCAACAGAGGATTCTGCATCGGAACCATCAATTCGAGGACCTCGCGATGGTCTAATAGAAGATATTAGTTCTAATGTCGCGCTAATTCGTCGTAGAATTCGTAGTCAACATCTTGCCTGCGAAACATTTACTTTAGGAACAAGGACTTCAACGAAACTCGCATTAATGTATATGGATGATATCGCCAATATGGAGACGATCAACAATATTCGAAATACATTGGAAGCGATTCATGTCGATCAAGTTGTTACAACAGGTAATTTGGAGGAGCTTATTTCTAGCCAATCATTTGCTCTATTTCCGACAATGGACTACTCAGGTAGACCGGACTTTGTGGCAGATAGTTTGCTTAATGGAAGATTTGCTCTTCTATTAGACAACAATCCAACAGCTATTATAGCTCCTGCCAATTTTCTACTGTTATTAAAGTCACCTGAGGATAGCTTTTTCCCACTTCTATCTTCGAACATTGGTCGGTTATTACGGTTGTTCGCATTATTATTAACTATTTTCCTTCCATCGTTCTATGTGGCAATTACTACATTCCATCCTGACCAAATACCGTTCGCATTGCTTGCTACCATTTCAACTTCAAGACATGGCTTACCTTTGGATGCTGGTCTAGAGATGATCATCATTATGTCTTTAATGGAATTATTTCGTGAGGCAGGAATACGTCTTCCAAGTTCAATTGGTCAAACATTAACTGTAGTTGGTGGACTAATTATTGGGGATGCTGCAATACGAGCTGGTCTTGTATCACCTATTATTATCGTTGTTACAGCTATTACTGTTGTAGCTAGTGCCACTCTTGTCAATCAGTCCATAAGTAGTACGGTTGTTTTGATTAGATTCTTCGCATTTCTATTCGGAACATTTCTCGGAATTTACGGGTTTATTTTATCAATAATTTTGTTTTGCTTGTATTTATCGACGATTCGATCTTTCGGAGTACCTTACTTAGCTCCGTTATCACCATTGGATCTACGTGGATTGATGCCAACTCTGTTTGAGGTACCATTACGATGGATGAAGAGAAGACCTAACTTCTTGCATACGCAAAAACCTAAAAAGGATGAATAA
- a CDS encoding Ger(x)C family spore germination protein: MYVKKCILLIKRILICTLFLPMTGCWSAISIQDQLYISAMGIEYEDEKFTIYAQMFDFNSLSRSEGGARNSPEESTFIGKGQGKTMNQAVFNLYQTSQEHVEWGHMGVVVVSAKAMEQLGSTIVERLYRSPSTRYNTWLYVTEEPIEKILATSSFFNMTSLFTILHNPTGNYEQNSIFPPTLMFKYIVNSNESDRIIYVPCIGINNSAWLQSDKPVGALTIKGAYFESSAKETGLFKREQLQGIQWLDDKFNRVTLTVQDEETAYANLTIFEPKIKVKPSIKNGEVKFHIKAKYQAIMQEYIEEISYEELVKLAEDIIKKEIMNVYTLGVENKLDLYSLMHPFRMKYPKQWITMTDRGDKFILNENSIESLDVKVSIPSNGKYKRRIQ, encoded by the coding sequence ATGTATGTAAAGAAATGTATATTACTAATAAAACGAATACTGATCTGCACTTTATTTCTACCAATGACTGGTTGCTGGAGTGCGATCAGTATTCAAGATCAATTATATATTTCTGCAATGGGAATTGAATACGAGGATGAGAAATTCACTATATATGCCCAAATGTTTGATTTCAATAGTCTCTCCCGAAGTGAAGGTGGAGCAAGGAATTCTCCTGAAGAATCTACTTTTATTGGAAAAGGACAAGGCAAAACAATGAATCAAGCGGTCTTTAATTTATATCAAACATCTCAAGAACATGTAGAATGGGGACATATGGGAGTTGTCGTTGTAAGTGCCAAAGCAATGGAGCAGTTAGGATCAACCATAGTTGAACGATTATATCGTTCGCCAAGCACTCGATATAATACTTGGCTGTATGTAACTGAAGAACCAATCGAGAAAATATTAGCGACTTCATCATTTTTCAACATGACATCTTTGTTCACGATTCTTCATAATCCTACCGGAAATTATGAACAAAACTCTATCTTTCCACCTACATTGATGTTCAAATATATAGTTAATAGTAACGAAAGTGATCGTATTATCTATGTTCCTTGTATCGGAATTAATAATTCCGCATGGCTTCAGTCAGATAAGCCAGTGGGAGCCCTTACAATTAAAGGTGCTTACTTTGAGTCTTCTGCTAAGGAAACTGGATTATTTAAGCGTGAGCAATTGCAAGGCATACAATGGCTAGACGATAAATTCAATCGTGTAACTTTAACTGTTCAGGATGAAGAAACTGCTTACGCCAATCTCACAATTTTCGAGCCTAAAATTAAAGTGAAACCTTCAATAAAAAATGGGGAAGTAAAATTCCATATAAAAGCTAAATATCAAGCAATTATGCAGGAGTATATTGAAGAAATTTCTTATGAGGAACTGGTGAAGCTTGCTGAAGATATAATAAAGAAAGAAATAATGAATGTCTATACTCTCGGAGTAGAAAACAAATTAGATCTTTATAGCCTCATGCACCCATTCAGAATGAAATACCCGAAACAGTGGATAACTATGACTGATAGAGGAGACAAGTTTATTCTGAATGAGAACTCTATTGAAAGCTTAGATGTTAAAGTATCTATTCCAAGTAATGGGAAGTATAAGCGAAGAATTCAATAA
- a CDS encoding alpha/beta hydrolase, giving the protein MEKQLTIHHGELSLTATLHYPVHQSDVIADQGKKQVIVICHGFVGSRIGVDRLFVKTARELSKQGNYVMRFDYAGCGESDGNYGQLGFDSMINQTRTILDYVTSLDCIDPARITLLGHSLGGAVAIMTSVKDKRVKRLILWSAVGYPFNDIVRIVGRKSFDEAHTTGTTDHLGYSLTPVFFDSLMEHQPFQAATRFGGDVLVVHGTSDDTIPADYAFLYQKVFWTRGDGTCDKEIIFQANHTYSSHQHQQEVIEVTANWLKKLEEQKKQWLNWSI; this is encoded by the coding sequence GTGGAAAAACAATTAACGATTCATCATGGAGAACTTAGCCTTACAGCAACTTTACATTATCCTGTTCATCAATCCGATGTAATTGCAGATCAAGGAAAGAAGCAAGTCATTGTCATATGCCATGGTTTTGTAGGTAGTCGAATCGGTGTAGATAGACTTTTTGTAAAGACAGCAAGAGAATTATCAAAACAAGGTAATTATGTAATGCGCTTTGATTATGCTGGCTGTGGTGAAAGTGATGGAAACTATGGTCAGTTAGGATTCGACTCCATGATTAATCAGACTAGAACCATTCTAGATTATGTTACTAGTTTAGATTGTATTGACCCTGCTCGAATCACATTACTAGGACATAGTTTAGGTGGCGCAGTGGCAATCATGACTTCAGTGAAAGACAAACGTGTAAAACGTCTTATATTATGGTCGGCAGTAGGTTATCCATTCAATGATATAGTACGCATTGTTGGTAGAAAGAGTTTTGACGAAGCACATACAACAGGTACTACAGATCATCTTGGTTACTCTTTAACACCTGTATTTTTTGATTCATTAATGGAACATCAACCGTTTCAGGCTGCGACAAGATTTGGAGGAGATGTCCTAGTCGTTCATGGTACAAGTGATGATACGATTCCTGCAGATTATGCCTTTTTATATCAGAAAGTATTTTGGACACGTGGTGATGGAACTTGTGATAAGGAAATTATCTTCCAAGCGAACCATACGTACTCAAGCCACCAACATCAACAAGAAGTTATAGAAGTAACGGCGAATTGGCTTAAGAAATTAGAAGAGCAGAAAAAACAGTGGTTGAACTGGTCGATATAG
- a CDS encoding polysaccharide deacetylase family protein, whose amino-acid sequence MRRFNFYFKSFQFAILFVLLIVISACSYFPAIAPLDKNQINSEGPPPAQVEGSPVSTSTPGLIVDFEEEKIVTEHATPPEEEKPNKEDQKTLRIALTFDDGPDLKYTPQILDILKEKNVKATFFVVGIQVNKYPEVVQRMEDEGHMIGNHSYTHSSFTKLTPEQLKKEIDSTDKKIEGVVGYTPEIVRPPYGAINDEVRANLESYGKQVIIWNIDPRDWDGTSVNDMLDNILSNARDGGNILLHSFGSKHVANTVSLLPKVIDKLEELGYIFVTIDELQ is encoded by the coding sequence ATGAGGCGATTTAACTTCTATTTCAAGTCATTTCAATTCGCGATCTTATTTGTATTGCTAATCGTTATTTCTGCTTGTTCGTATTTTCCAGCGATAGCTCCGCTTGATAAGAATCAAATCAACAGTGAGGGACCACCTCCTGCTCAAGTAGAAGGTTCTCCGGTATCAACATCAACTCCAGGCCTTATTGTAGATTTTGAAGAAGAAAAAATTGTAACGGAGCATGCTACACCTCCTGAGGAAGAAAAGCCGAATAAAGAAGATCAAAAAACGTTGCGAATAGCACTCACGTTTGATGACGGGCCAGACTTGAAATACACACCGCAAATATTAGATATTTTGAAAGAGAAAAATGTGAAGGCTACTTTTTTTGTTGTTGGGATTCAAGTGAATAAGTATCCAGAAGTTGTTCAACGAATGGAAGACGAAGGACATATGATAGGGAATCATTCCTATACCCATTCGAGTTTTACAAAATTAACTCCTGAACAATTGAAGAAAGAGATTGATAGTACGGATAAAAAGATAGAAGGAGTCGTTGGTTACACACCTGAAATCGTTAGACCACCTTATGGGGCAATTAATGATGAGGTTAGAGCGAATCTTGAGTCTTATGGTAAGCAAGTTATTATTTGGAATATTGATCCGCGCGATTGGGATGGTACTTCCGTTAACGATATGCTAGATAATATTTTGTCTAATGCTAGAGATGGCGGTAATATATTACTTCATTCCTTTGGTAGTAAGCATGTAGCCAATACAGTAAGTCTATTACCAAAAGTTATCGATAAACTAGAAGAGTTAGGATACATATTTGTTACGATCGATGAATTGCAATAA